A genomic window from Enoplosus armatus isolate fEnoArm2 chromosome 18, fEnoArm2.hap1, whole genome shotgun sequence includes:
- the LOC139301586 gene encoding uncharacterized bromodomain-containing protein 10, with the protein MDQEDMTDQITAACSQPLFHNQDVTVTDQDSAPQQPSSEIMSSQSKWVSSSTEDTDLVITEDGLSNGTCQVETMVALHCPGDSGDVTAEGDHLALSNDGMSEFSNSDLSLPEVCISTNSNSFEEDMNYEVQQAYRIFTGFLLDKHKGITSPFLHPIGHQEAQHGIGGVRGWGQAQLRQSMCLRRMEEKFINQEYETITEFVADFRLMLENCYRYHGVDHWISKQAQKLEIMLEQKLTLLSRTLREKTTLAVTSKGRFGAEEERGSGGTSTRRRLAPRSLATITVGGHESIMVQTLRMEEQQRAKDEKRQRELEKKEAEEMSAKEVEEWEQTLLSQASPHTVDTLWELPAIGHFLCLAQTALNLPEIVFFELERCLLMPRCSPLLSKIMSSLLSPPQRRATLHRRPALPYRRWESELRQRVMGWYRAIGASHDQPGRAEQLGLCHQFFSTLGEVSPLEEKPFHLLPFYQRVWLLKGLCDHVYETQKDVQDALLSQPIHECRESILGYDSKENAYIHFPHFCGADLRIYCQSPSTPPAIPFHSVWVKRVEIEPGTEGEESDVMREHGVKSDRRCYGDSMDTGESDDFGNGGAETLGENGDEEEDKKRFKSWSLKKEEGSESGSSDGDSCEDSKLDIKIHTNSLSISHTSPIGGGGVDMNLKEETVELEHQSKRLTLKQEQGFSLGSMRTIKAETQEPCLSVGEHSYTGRSPARLVNLASPTKPVGLKMEGGSPSQGHKRSSCLECCKYKTINVKSEEHDCYCGTSGLATQLSSESAQNSSEERVNDKIWTKKKKRKKKRGREQLPRVKGEHKQLQHVDRMRLSPAEAAKSAVRRVATTKKKDKKKKHKTGKKLESSKKIKDDPPVEPSFKLVCTSLEELRELISKTEDELDDLESTKKRLGRWYYRREAVKDLHSTLIRLLNELSPWEPKLVKAFQRNRLRLKKEFDDFKKHPEYNNFVREECISSSSSDEDDDEERGLGTEVCSLLDHYRRSEEEDLEHMVPRGLWSGASTREFVAESAGENTLTYVPPNHLKHPLASTEKGISLVSRVQTGSSNFISTPDSGPQSRSERTLSNQSTDSTSAWAARALAQASLSPRPPILHPTTGLPKGYTPIPTLLAKSVGNKVTLMKRPADYPGVNNVDRQSKRSLISLPTSAVTTANLSKAQSSPSSSQQNSQQIQAKGLQQTEVLRQPGMATMTAALPKSPQAKPTQTVPKNPVQVVYKVPEGLGHLVRKDSSSPVKISVHPVVDQNTGEKIMQQVVILPSNLLIHKTEEKASFYQQSKGIQVPVSKVANPICMSTNVPGFTIPENRIPVQQVAPLKDARTVRTPSPSVSPRLQQGALNTAGFKVGQVCCPQTSTSQGIIPNPSPITTSSCAVSTEPVKSPDPKQELKTVCIRDSQSILVTTRGGNTGIVKVQTSSDQNALGSLPTSPVITISPQFKAFLVSKTSQTLSPSAPSQTSPCTIPAVTSISVAQPQQQVPSVLKSPSTVTTPMLTAVTGSIPVTGPGGQTVGTTVALNTSSGSTVATKIGQLAQTDAVGSHFHASLAKNTVVVPSLSSSGVPQVLTQAEFISKTGVKRANTDERSQVTKFILVTPSSSSSSNVALSKGTPSPTKSLPSSRVMFISQPTATSSTTSMGSIPKQAMATGASGQLLTTSFSSQTLKLGISPGQPVGGVNSEALSKVKNITLPSGVQIQLSGKTTTIGQTIGALSRSPSKSTPVSVSDTGRPTATTTGMVPVTRSNTITSCSAHLASHVSQTTTSQLQGTSSFTMISQADSSTSTFTALPLPAGNMIKKDLVTPASILSSNSPAQVTTTLQTSAPQTSIPTLVRQPSNIQSGIGEEATSVLSSSQLALNKTQTPISSATTTSTPFTTSATGTIQQRIVINTSTPLAAGTQILLNNARFVVPPQGLGPGSHVLIISSPAPQQVPTASATSTGASVPPQGASHVTVAPRAPVLPQSPARLPGVPAVSSPFVACTPAVGPSLLATTPNVTPVRLTGTSVMGSTLLPSKTNVVSALPRLPAAQAGNFASPRVGTPTLVSPPPRLGSVPALVSPVVTSAPALCSALAKIRLAAGTPMQAECSSTISPAVAPSLSRLSAPLSSLPVLPTPSDVALPSHVIQFPAPLSSAAAPVVAGTPALHSSFPAQQVVSVTTPGIQPQQAAVGITAPATALSQASMHTGLSKTSIKKMVPAVMQPVHTGTLTQVLPTVAVPPIVSAVSRMQTLPIATVPPIGSTVNTFETAPVVTAPSPNSAIIITPAQPMTSLKTNTIHQPVVLTNQALGKHPLQTSSLGVHTNVASKLLISPDGAVLNTVQCQVNSAELTACPKPLDALVISPNSSTGALHTHDSSLQPSQADRKYIN; encoded by the exons ATGGATCAGGAGGATATGACAGACCAAATCACAGCAGCTTGTAGCCAACCGTTGTTCCACAACCAAGATGTGACTGTGACAGACCAAGACTCTGCACCCCAGCAGCCCAGCTCTGAGATCATGTCTTCACAATCCAAATGGGtgagcagcagcactgaagaTACTGACTTGGTCATAACTGAGGATGGGCTCAGTAATGGCACCTGTCAAGTTGAGACTATGGTAGCATTACACTGTCCTGGCGACAGTGGAGATGTTACTGCTGAGGGTGACCACCTTGCACTGAGCAATGATGGCATGTCAGAGTTTTCTAACAGTGACCTCTCTCTGCCAGAGGTCTGTATTTCCACAAACAGCAATAGCTTTGAGGAGGATATGAACTATGAGGTCCAGCAAGCTTATAGGATATTCACTGGCTTTCTCTTGGACAAGCACAAAGGAATCACCAGCCCATTCCTCCATCCCATTGGCCATCAGGAGGCCCAGCATGGTATTGGAGGGGTCCGGGGCTGGGGTCAGGCACAGCTCAGGCAGTCGATGTGTTTGcggaggatggaggagaagtTTATTAATCAAGAGTATGAGACCATAACAGAGTTTGTTGCAGACTTCAGGCTGATGTTGGAGAACTGTTATCGCTACCATGGGGTGGACCACTGGATCTCCAAACAAGCTCAAAAGCTGGAAATCATGCTGGAGCAGAAGCTTACGTTGCTATCCAG GACgctgagagagaagacaacCTTGGCAGTGACATCTAAAGGACGTTTTGGTGCAGAGGAGGAACGGGGTTCAGGGGGCACCTCCACGAGGAGGAGACTGGCACCTCGTAGCCTGGCTACCATCACTGTTGGTGGTCATGAATCTATCATGGTCCAGACCCTACGGatggaagagcaacagagggcCAAGGACGAGAAGAG GCAACGTGAGCTtgagaagaaagaggcagaggaaatgTCAGCCAAAGAGGTCGAAGAATGGGAGCAGACTTTGCTGTCACAAGCTTCCCCCCACACTGTAGACACACTTTGGGAACTCCCTGCTATAGGGCACTTCCTCTGCCTGGCTCAGACTGCCCTTAACCTCCCAGAGATTGTATTTTTTGAGCTGGAGCGTTGTTTGCTGATGCCCCGCTGCAGCCCCCTCCTGTCCAAAATCATGTCTTCCCTACTATCCCCACCCCAGCGGAGGGCCACTCTACATCGCCGGCCTGCCCTGCCTTACCGTCGCTGGGAATCAGAGCTCAGGCAGCGGGTCATGGGCTGGTATCGAGCTATTGGTGCCTCCCATGATCAGCCAGGTCGGGCTGAGCAGCTGGGACTCTGCCACCAATTTTTCAGCACCCTTGGGGAGGTGAGTCCTTTGGAGGAGAAACCCTTTCACTTGCTGCCCTTCTACCAGCGAGTATGGCTTCTGAAGGGGCTGTGTGATCATGTCTACGAGACACAGAAAGATGTGCAGGATGCTCTGCTGTCCCAGCCCATCCATGAATGTAGGGAGTCTATTTTGGGCTATGACAGCAAGGAGAATGCCTACATACATTTCCCACATTTCTGTGGGGCAGACCTGAGGATCTACTGCCAGAGCCCCAGCACACCCCCAGCTATCCCTTTCCATTCTGTATGGGTCAAAAGGGTTGAAATAGAGCCAGGGACAGAGGGTGAAGAGTCGGATGTAATGAGGGAACATGGGGTTAAAAGTGACAGAAGGTGTTATGGAGATTCCATGGACACAGGAGAGTCTGATGATTTTGGAAATGGGGGAGCAGAGACACTTGGGGAAAAtggggatgaagaggaagacaaaaaaaggtttaaatcGTGGTCAttgaagaaggaggaggggtcTGAATCAGGATCCTCTGATGGAGACTCCTGTGAAGACTCTAAATTggacataaaaatacacactaaCTCCTTATCCATTTCACACACTAGTCCTATTGGAGGAGGTGGTGTGGATATGAATTTGAAGGAAGAGACTGTAGAGTTGGAGCATCAATCCAAGCGACTCACATTAAAACAGGAGCAGGGCTTCTCATTGGGCTCAATGCGCACCATCAAAGCAGAGACACAGGAGCCCTGTCTGAGTGTAGGGGAGCACAGCTACACAGGCAGGTCACCTGCTCGCTTAGTGAATCTGGCTTCCCCAACGAAACCAGTGGGGCTCAAAATGGAGGGAGGAAGTCCCAGTCAGGGACACAAAAGATCTTCATGTTTGGAATGTTGTAAATACAAAACTATTAATGTTAAATCTGAGGAACACGACTGCTATTGTGGCACATCAGGGCTAGCAACACAGTTGTCTTCTGAGAGTGCTCAAAACTCAAGTGAAGAGAGGGTGAATGACAAAATctggactaaaaaaaaaaagcggaaGAAAAAGCGAGGGAGGGAACAGCTGCCGAGGGTGAAAGGAGAGcacaagcagctgcagcacgTGGACAGGATGAGGCTATCTCCAGCTGAGGCTGCCAAGTCTGCAGTGCGGAGAGTTGCCACaacgaaaaaaaaagacaagaagaaaaaacataaaacag GAAAAAAGCTTGAATCTTCAAAGAAAATTAAAGATGATCCTCCAGTTGAGCCATCATTTAAG TTGGTATGCACCAGTCTTGAGGAGTTGCGTGAGCTAATCAGTAAGACAGAGGATGAGCTCGATGACCTGGAGAGCACCAAAAAGAGATTG GGTCGGTGGTATTATAGGAGAGAAGCAGTAAAAGACCTCCACAGCACTCTAATCAGACTACTAAATGAGCTTTCACCCTGGGAACCCAAACTTGTTAAGGCCTTCCAAAGGAACAG GCTTCGTTTGAAGAAGGAATTTGACGATTTCAAGAAGCACCCAGAGTACAATAACTTTGTGCGTGAGGAGTGtatttcatcttcatcatcagatgaggatgatgacgaAGAGAGGGGTTTGGGGACGGAGGTGTGTTCACTCTTGGACCATTATAGAAGATCAGAAGAGGAAGACCTAGAACATATGGTTCCCAGAGGTCTTTGGAGTGGag CAAGCACCAGGGAGTTTGTGGCTGAGTCTGctggagaaaacacactgacctACGTACCTCCCAACCACCTTAAACACCCTCTCGCCAGCACAGAGAAAGGCATCAGTCTGGTGTCAAGAGTTCAGACTGGCAGCAGTAACTTTATTTCTACCCCTGACTCTGGGCCACAGTCTAGATCTGAACGGACACTGTCAAATCAATCCACGGATTCAACCTCGGCATGGGCAGCAAGGGCGCTAGCCCAGGCTTCACTGTCACCCAGACCCCCCATCCTCCACCCCACCACTGGACTACCTAAGGGCTACACGCCCATCCCCACCCTGCTGGCTAAGAGTGTGGGAAACAAAGTGACCTTAATGAAACGGCCTGCTGATTATCCAGGGGTCAACAACGTAGATAGACAGAGTAAAAGGTCTTTGATCTCTCTGCCTACTTCTGCAGTGACTACCGCAAACCTTTCAAAAGCACAAAGTTCTCCATCCAGTTCCCAGCAGAACTCACAACAAATTCAGGCAAAAGGACTACAACAGACAGAAGTTCTAAGACAGCCAGGAATGGCCACCATGACAGCAGCTCTTCCTAAATCACCACAGGCCAAACCCACCCAGACTGTACCAAAAAATCCAGTCCAAGTGGTGTACAAGGTACCTGAGGGGCTGGGTCACCTTGTAAGGAAAGATAGCAGCAGCCCAGTCAAGATCTCTGTTCATCCTGTCGTGGATCAGAACACTGGGGAGAAGATCATGCAGCAAGTGGTGATTCTGCCTTCTAATCTTCTCATTCACAAAACTGAAGAAAAGGCGTCTTTCTATCAACAGTCTAAGGGCATTCAGGTCCCAGTTTCTAAAGTGGCCAACCCTATATGTATGTCCACCAATGTGCCTGGGTTCACTATTCCTGAGAACAGAATCCCTGTTCAGCAAGTGGCTCCCCTAAAAGATGCCAGAACAGTGAGGACCCCTTCTCCTTCTGTGTCTCCTCGTCTGCAACAGGGGGCCCTAAACACAGCAGGGTTCAAGGTGGGACAAGTCTGCTGTCCCCAAACTAGCACATCACAAGGTATCATACCAAACCCCTCACCCATCACAACTTCTTCTTGTGCAGTTTCTACTGAGCCTGTTAAATCTCCAGACCCTAAACAAGAGCTTAAGACTGTGTGTATCCGTGACTCACAGTCCATCCTGGTAACAACTAGAGGAGGCAACACAGGCATTGTCAAAGTCCAGACATCCTCAGACCAGAATGCGCTTGGTTCTTTGCCTACCAGTCCAGTCATCACCATCTCACCTCAGTTTAAAGCCTTCCTTGTATCCAAGACATCACAaactctttctccttctgctcccTCTCAGACTTCCCCTTGTACCATCCCAGCAGTGACAAGTATCTCAGTGGCCCAACCTCAGCAGCAGGTTCCTTCAGTATTAAAGTCCCCTTCCACTGTCACAACTCCCATGCTCACTGCAGTCACTGGCAGCATTCCTGTTACAGGCCCAGGAGGCCAGACTGTAGGTACTACTGTTGCTTTAAACACCTCTTCTGGTTCTACAGTTGCAACAAAGATTGGCCAGCTAGCACAGACGGATGCTGTTGGTTCTCATTTCCATGCTTCGTTAgcaaaaaacactgttgttgtCCCATCACTGAGTAGTTCAGGTGTTCCCCAAGTTCTCACACAAGCAGAGTTCATCAGCAAGACTGGTGTGAAACGGGCCAATACAGATGAGAGATCCCAAGTAACTAAATTCATTCTGGTtactccctcttcttcctcctcctcaaatGTAGCCTTATCAAAAGGTACACCCTCTCCAACAAAATCACTTCCAAGTTCAAGAGTCATGTTCATCAGCCAGCCCACAGCGACATCATCCACCACCTCTATGGGAAGCATTCCAAAGCAAGCAATGGCAACAGGGGCAAGTGGACAGCTGTTGACCACTTCATTCTCAAGTCAGACTCTAAAGCTGGGAATAAGCCCAGGCCAACCTGTTGGCGGTGTCAACTCAGAAGCGTTGTCCAAGGTCAAGAACATCACTCTGCCCTCAG GGGTTCAAATCCAGTTGTCAGGGAAGACAACAACCATTGGACAGACCATTGGTGCCCTGTCACGTTCTCCTTCCAAGAGCACACCAGTGTCTGTCTCAGATACAGGCCGTCCGACAGCCACCACCACTGGAATGGTCCCGGTCACAAGGTCAAATACCATCACAAGCTGTTCTGCCCACCTTGCCTCTCATGTTTCTCAGACCACCACCTCTCAGCTCCAGGGTACCTCTTCCTTCACCATGATCTCCCAAGCAGACTCATCCACATCCACATTTACTGCTCTCCCTTTGCCTGCAGGAAACATGATCAAGAAGGACCTTGTTACGCCTGCAAGTATACTGTCCAGCAACTCTCCTGCTCAGGTAACCACTACCTTGCAGACTAGCGCACCCCAAACCTCCATACCCACTCTTGTCCGTCAGCCTTCAAATATCCAAAGTGGCATTGGTGAGGAAGCCACTTCTGTCTTATCTTCCTCTCAACTTGCTCTCAATAAAACCCAAACACCCATCTCCTCAGCAACAACCACCAGTACTCCATTCACCACCTCTGCAACTGGCACAATCCAGCAGAGGATAGTCATCAACACCTCTACGCCCCTTGCTGCTGGCACACAGATCCTTCTTAACAATGCACGTTTTGTAGTGCCTCCCCAGGGTTTGGGTCCAGGCAGCCACGTCCTTATCATCTCTAGCCCTGCACCACAACAAGTGCCTACTGCCAGTGCTACCAGCACAGGAGCATCAGTACCTCCCCAAGGTGCAAGCCATGTCACTGTAGCCCCTCGAGCGCCAGTTTTACCCCAATCCCCAGCCAGGCTGCCTGGTGTGCCAGCTGTAAGTTCTCCTTTTGTAGCATGTACACCTGCTGTTGGTCCATCATTGCTCGCAACCACTCCCAATGTCACGCCAGTCCGACTAACAGGAACATCTGTCATGGGCTCAACGTTGTTACCCAGTAAAACAAATGTAGTGTCTGCTCTGCCTAGGTTACCAGCTGCGCAGGCTGGTAACTTTGCATCACCTCGTGTAGGTACACCCACTCTGGTCTCACCCCCACCAAGGTTAGGCAGTGTACCAGCCCTAGTTTCCCCAGTCGTCACCAGTGCACCTGCACTCTGCTCAGCCTTGGCTAAAATCAGGTTAGCTGCTGGTACACCCATGCAAGCTGAATGTTCATCCACCATTTCGCCTGCAGTAGCACCATCTTTGTCCAGATTGTCAGCACCTCTATCATCCTTGCCTGTTTTACCCACCCCATCAGATGTTGCCCTGCCCAGCCATGTCATACAATTTCCTGCACCCCTctcctcagctgcagctcctgtgGTAGCAGGCACACCAGCTTTGCATTCTTCTTTTCCTGCCCAGCAGGTGGTTTCAGTGACAACTCCAGGCATACAaccccagcaggcagcagttggAATTACAGCACCTGCTACTGCTCTCTCACAGGCTTCAATGCATACGGGACTAAGCAAGACATCAATCAAAAAAATGGTGCCTGCAGTCATGCAACCAGTTCATACTGGCACACTGACACAAGTATTACCAACAGTGGCTGTCCCACCAATTGTAAGTGCAGTGTCTAGGATGCAGACATTGCCCATTGCTACGGTTCCACCAATCGGAAGCACTGTCAACACCTTTGAAACAGCACCTGTGGTGACCGCACCTTCACCGAACAGCGCTATAATAATCACTCCAGCTCAACCAATGACATCACTGAAGACAAACACCATTCACCAACCTGTCGTTTTGACCAATCAAGCACTTGGAAAGCACCCTCTGCAGACTTCATCTTTAGGTGTGCATACCAATGTAGCATCCAAGCTACTCATTAGTCCTGATGGCGCTGTTTTGAACACAGTTCAGTGCCAGGTCAATTCAGCAGAGCTGACTGCCTGCCCCAAACCGCTGGATGCACTGGTGATTTCTCCCAATAGTTCCACTGGAGCACTACACACACATGATTCCTCTTTACAGCCttcacaggcagacagaaagtaCATCAATTAA
- the mlana gene encoding LOW QUALITY PROTEIN: melanoma antigen recognized by T-cells 1 (The sequence of the model RefSeq protein was modified relative to this genomic sequence to represent the inferred CDS: deleted 1 base in 1 codon), which translates to MRVFCPSLALRHTEVRYLRRGITQSSKDPVFLTRHPNQRKCSLQSNYPICWMLCNRTDGMPRGDFNIYFASSRRGYVRAEEAVGIVLLVVILAALLILGCWYFKKRSGYKIIRNPRSGSPGYTGGQYSEAGPSADNKMALTDFGSFRPVVPNAPPAYEKVSSGQLPPPYSP; encoded by the exons ATGAGGGTTTTctgcccctctctc gctctccggCACACTGAGGTAAGATATTTGAGGAGGGGAATCACACAGAGCTCCAAGGACCCAGTCTTTCTGACAAGGCATCCCAACCAGAGGAAGTGTTCTCTACAATCGAATTATCCAATTTG CTGGATGCTGTGTAATCGTACAGACGGAATGCCTCGTGGAGacttcaacatttattttgccagCAGCAGACGAGGATACGTCAGGGCTGAGGA GGCAGTGGGCATAGTTCTGCTGGTGGTCATCCTGGCAGCTCTCCTCATCCTGGGCTGCTGGTACTTCAAGAAGAGGAGTGGCTACAAAATAATCAGG aaCCCTAGGTCAGGGTCACCTGGTTACACAGGAGGCCAGTACTCTGAGGCAGGACCTTCAGCAGATAACAAGATGGCTCTAACTGACTTCGGCAGCTTCCGACCTGTG GTTCCTAATGCTCCTCCAGCCTATGAAAAGGTTTCCTCAGGGCAGCTGCCTCCTCCCTATTCCCCCTAA